The Deltaproteobacteria bacterium DNA window GACAAGAAACCAGGAGATAAGCAAATCATTGGGCACACGGCACAGGGCGGCTATTGGGCTTACAGAGGAGACTGATGCTGTTGTATTAGTTGTATCAGAGGAGAGCGGAGAGGTTTCTCTGGTTGTTGACGGAGAGATAGATAGAAATATGGACGCGGCAATATTACTGAAAAAGCTCAAAGATATATTCCGCAGCGCCCGCCTGTAGGATGAAGCCTAAGACAAAAAAGGGATATTTTTATGAGAGAGATCTTTTTGAAAGAGTTTTTCTTTAAAAATAAGATGTTAAAAATAATGGCCCTTGCATTTGCAATTGCCATGTGGTTTCTGGTAGAAGGCGAGAAAAGGACGGAGGTGGTTTTTTTGATTCCCCTTGAGTTCGGGAACCTCTCTAAAGATATGGTGATAATCGGCGAGCCTATAAGAGAGATAGAGGTAAGGATTCTTGCTTCAAAAAAGGTTATGTCAAAACTTTCTCCGGCGCAGCTATCTGCATCTATTGATCTTTCTACGGCTAAACAAGGTGTTAATAATATCAGAGTTGTCCAAAGGGATATAAAGACCCCAAAAGGCGCAGAGATTATAAAGGTGAATCCATCATCAATACCGATCCATCTGGAAACCGTTGCAAACAAACTTGTCCCGGTAAGGGTAAGGCTGTCTGGAAGCCCAGCAGGCGGTTTTAATGTAAAAGATATTTCTATTGAGCCTGATTCGGTTGTGTTATTCGGGACACAGTCGGAGTTAAAAGATATAAATGAAATATATACTGAGCAAATGGATATAACCGGAATAAAGGCAGACAAAACCACTATGCTGCATATCCAGCTTGCTGATACAGAATTAAAAAAGGCGGAACCTGATGTTGTAAAGGTAAAGGTGTCGGTAGTAAGAATGTGGAAAAGGAAATGACTATGAGAAAACTGTTTGGAACCGATGGTGTCAGAGGCGTTGCCAATATCTATCCAATGACCGCTGAAATTGCCATGCAGATTGGAAGGGCAATTGCGTATGTATTCAAGAAAGAGCCGCGAAGACATAAGATTGTAATCGGCAAAGATACAAGACTTTCCGGCTATATGCTTGAAAATGCAATGGTTGCAGGCATATGCTCCATGGGCGTTGACGTCATGCTTGTCGGCCCGCTTCCTACGCCAGGCATCGCCTTTATCACCTCCAGCATGAGGGCGGACGCAGGTGTTGTGATTTCAGCGTCCCACAACCCGTATCAGGACAACGGCATAAAGTTTTTTTCAAGGGATGGTTTTAAACTGCCCGATAAACTTGAGAGAGATATAGAGGATTTCATATTTAAAAACAATGAACCGTCTCACAGGCCGACTGCAAGCGATATTGGAAAGGCCTACAGAATTGACGATGCAATAGGCAGATATGTTGTGTTCGCAAAAAATACATTTCCAAAGGAATTAACGTTGGACGGTTTGAAGATAGCGGTTGACTGCGCGCATGGCGCTGCATACAAAGTTGCGCCGGAGGTGTTTTACGAACTCGGCGCAGATGTGTTTCCAATCGGCGTCAAACCAAACGGTGAAAACATAAATGACAGATGCGGCTCTCTCTATCCAGAGGCTGTCGCAAAATTGGTTAAAGAAAAAAAAGCGGATATCGGGATTGCGCTGGATGGCGACGGAGACAGGATGATTTTGGTTGATGAGAAAGGAAAGGTTTTGACCGGCGACCATGTTATGGCAATATTGGCAACAAGGATGTTGAAGCGGAACACCCTGAAAAAGAAAACTTTGGTTACAACCATTATGAGCAATATGGGTCTTGAAGAGGCCGTAAAAAAGGCAGGCGGCAGGATAATCAGAACAAA harbors:
- a CDS encoding CdaR family protein, which produces MREIFLKEFFFKNKMLKIMALAFAIAMWFLVEGEKRTEVVFLIPLEFGNLSKDMVIIGEPIREIEVRILASKKVMSKLSPAQLSASIDLSTAKQGVNNIRVVQRDIKTPKGAEIIKVNPSSIPIHLETVANKLVPVRVRLSGSPAGGFNVKDISIEPDSVVLFGTQSELKDINEIYTEQMDITGIKADKTTMLHIQLADTELKKAEPDVVKVKVSVVRMWKRK
- the glmM gene encoding phosphoglucosamine mutase; this encodes MRKLFGTDGVRGVANIYPMTAEIAMQIGRAIAYVFKKEPRRHKIVIGKDTRLSGYMLENAMVAGICSMGVDVMLVGPLPTPGIAFITSSMRADAGVVISASHNPYQDNGIKFFSRDGFKLPDKLERDIEDFIFKNNEPSHRPTASDIGKAYRIDDAIGRYVVFAKNTFPKELTLDGLKIAVDCAHGAAYKVAPEVFYELGADVFPIGVKPNGENINDRCGSLYPEAVAKLVKEKKADIGIALDGDGDRMILVDEKGKVLTGDHVMAILATRMLKRNTLKKKTLVTTIMSNMGLEEAVKKAGGRIIRTKVGDRYVTEEMLKGGYNLGGEQSGHIIFMDHTTTGDGIISALQILAIMVKENKKLSELAAVMRTYPQILINVKVKEKKELTKNPQIAKRIKEIENKLDGNGRLSVRYSGTELLARVMVEGRHEGEIKKMARYIANAIEKELG